From a single Streptomyces liliifuscus genomic region:
- a CDS encoding histidine triad nucleotide-binding protein yields MAGEAQDDCLFCKIVGGKIPATVVRETETTVAFRDINPQAPIHVLVIPKVHHPDAASLAIAEPAILADVVREAGEVAAEEKLDSYRIVFNTGSGAGQTVFHAHAHVLGGRGMQWPPG; encoded by the coding sequence ATGGCAGGGGAAGCGCAGGACGACTGTCTGTTCTGCAAGATCGTCGGTGGGAAGATCCCGGCGACCGTCGTCCGAGAGACCGAAACGACCGTCGCCTTCCGGGACATCAACCCGCAGGCACCCATCCACGTCCTGGTGATCCCGAAGGTCCACCACCCGGACGCCGCCTCCCTCGCGATCGCCGAGCCGGCGATCCTGGCCGACGTCGTGCGCGAGGCCGGTGAGGTCGCCGCCGAGGAGAAGCTCGACAGCTACCGCATCGTCTTCAACACCGGCAGTGGGGCCGGACAGACCGTCTTCCACGCGCACGCCCATGTACTGGGCGGCCGCGGCATGCAGTGGCCGCCGGGCTAG